Proteins from a genomic interval of Pseudoruegeria sp. SHC-113:
- the truA gene encoding tRNA pseudouridine(38-40) synthase TruA: MPRFALKIEYDGAPFAGWQRQKEHPSVQQAIEEALRKLQPDAPGIAAAGRTDAGVHALGQVAHCDLVKDWDPFRLGEALNHHLKPLPVSILQVAPVEEDFHARFSATERQYLFRLLCRRAPATHERGNVWQVAYPLMLAPMQEAAQRLVGLHDFTTFRSTMCQAESPVKTLDSLEIEEFAVPHGQEFRFHVRARSFLHNQVRSFVGTLERVGAGAWSPDDVQAALEAKDRAACGPVCPPQGLCLAHVTYPQDPFQT; the protein is encoded by the coding sequence ATGCCCAGATTTGCGTTGAAAATCGAATATGACGGTGCGCCTTTCGCTGGCTGGCAGCGGCAGAAGGAGCATCCGTCCGTGCAGCAGGCCATCGAGGAGGCGTTGCGGAAACTGCAGCCCGATGCGCCGGGGATCGCCGCCGCCGGGCGCACCGATGCGGGCGTGCATGCGCTTGGGCAGGTGGCCCATTGCGATCTGGTGAAAGACTGGGATCCCTTCCGGCTGGGCGAGGCGCTGAACCATCACCTCAAGCCCCTGCCGGTGTCGATCCTGCAGGTCGCGCCTGTGGAGGAGGATTTCCACGCGCGGTTTTCAGCCACGGAGCGGCAGTATCTCTTCCGCCTGCTGTGCCGCCGCGCGCCGGCAACCCATGAGCGGGGCAACGTGTGGCAGGTGGCCTATCCGCTCATGCTTGCGCCGATGCAGGAGGCCGCGCAGCGCCTTGTGGGCTTGCATGATTTCACCACCTTCCGCTCCACGATGTGTCAGGCAGAAAGCCCGGTGAAGACGCTGGATTCGCTGGAAATCGAGGAATTTGCCGTGCCGCACGGGCAGGAGTTCCGCTTCCACGTGCGCGCGCGCAGCTTCCTGCACAATCAGGTACGCAGCTTCGTGGGCACGCTGGAGCGGGTGGGCGCAGGCGCATGGAGCCCGGATGACGTTCAGGCCGCGCTGGAGGCCAAGGATCGCGCCGCCTGCGGGCCCGTCTGCCCGCCGCAGGGGCTCTGTCTGGCCCATGTAACCTATCCGCAGGATCCGTTTCAAACCTAG
- a CDS encoding LysE/ArgO family amino acid transporter, producing MSAYFAGFALGFSLILAIGAQNAFVLRQGLRNEHVLAVVLACALSDAVLIAIGVSGFGAIAGAAPWLIPAFKYGGAAFLLGYGALAFRSAIRGGAALTAGDQPRQSLTAALTTCLALTWFNPHVYLDTVVLLGSISTQYEGARLAFGLGAITASFTFFVCLGFGARLLRGFFAQPAAWRALDLVVGATMWAIAASLIVN from the coding sequence ATGAGCGCCTATTTCGCCGGTTTTGCCCTCGGCTTCAGCCTGATCCTCGCCATCGGGGCGCAAAACGCCTTTGTGCTGCGGCAGGGGTTGCGCAACGAACATGTGCTCGCCGTGGTGCTGGCCTGCGCGCTTTCGGACGCGGTGCTGATCGCCATCGGTGTGAGCGGCTTCGGCGCCATCGCAGGGGCCGCGCCTTGGCTGATCCCGGCCTTCAAATACGGCGGCGCGGCCTTCCTGCTCGGCTACGGCGCGCTGGCGTTCCGGTCTGCCATTCGTGGAGGTGCGGCGCTCACCGCGGGCGATCAGCCGCGCCAGAGCCTCACGGCCGCGCTCACCACCTGCCTCGCGCTGACATGGTTCAACCCCCATGTCTACCTCGATACGGTGGTGCTGCTGGGCTCGATCAGCACCCAATACGAGGGCGCTCGGCTTGCGTTTGGCCTTGGCGCAATCACCGCCTCTTTCACCTTCTTCGTCTGCCTCGGCTTCGGAGCCCGGTTGCTGCGCGGCTTCTTCGCCCAGCCCGCCGCCTGGCGCGCGCTGGATCTGGTGGTGGGCGCAACGATGTGGGCCATCGCCGCCTCGCTGATTGTCAACTGA
- a CDS encoding LysR family transcriptional regulator ArgP produces the protein MFTDPALTALLAVVRSGSFEAAAAALGVTPSAISQRIKALEERVGVVLVRRGQPCEATEAGQRLCRHGEAVALLEQTLAADLGQSTRPEPLRIAVNADSLATWFLPAMAAQEGLLFDVVVDDQDHSAGWLRRGEVMAAVSSHGAPVQGCDSHPLGALRYVATASPAFAARHFPKGVTAETAALAPGMTFNMRDGLQKRWLKRELGREQPFPSHFLPSTQAFVEGALRGMGWGMNPEALVADHLRAGTLVALGREPVLEVPLHWQFNRLVRAPLASLTRAVKAAAGSLQAPPPKEHT, from the coding sequence ATGTTTACCGATCCCGCCCTCACCGCCCTTCTGGCCGTTGTACGCAGCGGCAGTTTCGAGGCCGCCGCCGCCGCGCTTGGGGTGACGCCTTCCGCCATCTCCCAGCGCATCAAGGCGCTGGAAGAGCGCGTGGGCGTTGTGCTCGTGCGCCGGGGCCAGCCCTGCGAGGCCACCGAGGCCGGTCAGCGCCTATGCCGCCACGGCGAGGCGGTGGCGCTCTTGGAACAGACCCTCGCGGCGGATCTGGGTCAGAGCACCCGGCCCGAGCCCCTGCGCATCGCCGTCAATGCCGACAGCCTTGCCACCTGGTTCCTGCCGGCCATGGCCGCGCAGGAGGGCTTGCTGTTTGACGTGGTGGTGGACGATCAGGATCACTCTGCCGGATGGCTGCGGCGGGGCGAGGTGATGGCCGCCGTCAGCAGCCACGGCGCGCCTGTGCAGGGCTGCGACAGCCACCCGCTGGGTGCGCTGCGCTACGTGGCCACCGCCAGCCCCGCCTTCGCCGCGCGTCACTTCCCTAAAGGGGTCACCGCCGAGACCGCGGCCCTTGCGCCCGGGATGACGTTCAACATGCGCGACGGGCTGCAGAAGCGCTGGCTCAAACGCGAATTGGGGCGGGAGCAGCCCTTCCCCAGCCATTTTCTGCCCTCCACGCAGGCTTTCGTGGAGGGCGCGCTGCGGGGCATGGGCTGGGGTATGAACCCGGAGGCGCTGGTGGCGGACCACCTGCGCGCGGGCACGCTCGTGGCGCTGGGGCGGGAGCCCGTTCTGGAAGTGCCGCTGCATTGGCAATTCAACCGGCTGGTGCGCGCGCCTCTGGCATCGCTGACGCGCGCCGTGAAGGCCGCCGCTGGATCGCTTCAAGCACCGCCGCCGAAGGAACACACTTGA
- a CDS encoding YcjF family protein: protein MSEPRQPARPGPVLIDIEEGAEAHSPAEAPPVPDAMPVTGAAMQQIAQIAARPRSRLSRWFWGLLGALFTFVLSVAAWDFVAGLLARNALLGNAALALVALFIMVLLAIAGREWLAFARLRRIDHLQHASADALLHGNLGAARKVSAEVKALYAGRKDLDWAMARFNDREADQLDAEALLGLVETELLAPIDAAATREVEAAARQVATVTAIVPIALADVVAALTANVRMVRRIAELYGGRAGTLGSWRLMRTVITHLVATGAVAVGDDLIGSVAGGGMVSKISRRFGEGIVNGALTARVGVAALEVCRPLAFSARKRPSVTGIVQRALRGLFGQG, encoded by the coding sequence ATGAGCGAGCCCCGCCAGCCTGCCCGCCCCGGCCCCGTGCTGATCGACATCGAAGAGGGCGCCGAGGCCCACAGCCCCGCCGAAGCGCCGCCGGTTCCGGACGCGATGCCGGTGACGGGCGCGGCCATGCAGCAGATAGCCCAGATCGCCGCCCGCCCACGCTCGCGCCTGAGCCGCTGGTTCTGGGGCCTGCTGGGCGCGCTCTTCACCTTCGTGCTGTCGGTGGCGGCCTGGGATTTCGTCGCCGGGCTTCTGGCGCGCAACGCGCTGCTGGGCAACGCCGCGCTGGCGCTGGTGGCGCTCTTCATCATGGTGCTGCTGGCCATTGCCGGGCGCGAATGGCTGGCCTTTGCCCGCCTGCGCCGGATCGACCACCTGCAGCACGCAAGTGCCGACGCCCTGCTGCATGGCAATCTGGGCGCGGCGCGCAAAGTCAGTGCGGAGGTCAAGGCGCTCTATGCAGGCCGCAAGGATCTGGACTGGGCCATGGCGCGTTTCAACGACCGCGAGGCCGACCAGCTTGATGCCGAGGCGCTGCTGGGCCTTGTGGAAACCGAACTGCTTGCCCCCATCGACGCCGCCGCAACCCGCGAAGTGGAGGCCGCCGCACGGCAGGTCGCCACCGTGACGGCCATCGTGCCGATCGCGCTGGCCGACGTGGTGGCCGCGCTCACCGCCAATGTGCGCATGGTGCGCCGCATTGCCGAGCTTTATGGCGGGCGGGCCGGCACGCTGGGCAGCTGGCGGCTGATGCGCACCGTGATCACTCATCTCGTGGCCACCGGGGCTGTGGCCGTGGGCGACGATCTGATCGGCTCCGTGGCCGGGGGCGGCATGGTCAGCAAGATCTCGCGCCGGTTCGGCGAAGGCATCGTCAACGGCGCGCTCACCGCGCGAGTGGGCGTTGCCGCGCTGGAGGTTTGCCGCCCGCTGGCCTTCTCCGCGCGCAAGCGCCCCTCGGTGACGGGCATCGTGCAGCGCGCGTTGCGCGGGCTGTTTGGGCAGGGCTAA
- a CDS encoding AzlD family protein yields MSEQDAVIWLIIFGLAAGSFAIRLSGFLLAQRLPRTGPWARGLEALPGCLIIALVALLMVQGGPVEWAGGAVALGVAFAFRNVPLSMIAGMAAVAILRALG; encoded by the coding sequence ATGAGTGAGCAGGACGCTGTGATCTGGTTGATCATCTTCGGGCTGGCGGCGGGAAGCTTCGCGATCCGGCTTTCGGGTTTCCTGCTGGCGCAACGCCTGCCGCGCACGGGGCCCTGGGCGCGGGGGCTTGAGGCGCTGCCGGGCTGCCTGATCATCGCGCTCGTGGCGCTCCTGATGGTGCAGGGCGGGCCGGTGGAATGGGCCGGCGGCGCGGTGGCGCTGGGGGTTGCCTTCGCCTTCCGCAACGTGCCGCTTTCTATGATCGCGGGCATGGCCGCCGTGGCGATTTTGCGGGCGCTTGGGTAG
- a CDS encoding group III truncated hemoglobin gives MLARFPITAEQIDTVVARFYARVRVHPVLGPVFLRHVGTSHASWQAHEANIAAFWRNAILIERSYAGNPMQKHLAAGDVKAAHFTDWLALFDSTLAETLPPETAQSFSALAHRIGRGLRMGVEDRDTPIGAVPRF, from the coding sequence ATGCTGGCCCGTTTTCCGATCACCGCAGAACAGATCGACACCGTCGTGGCACGCTTTTACGCGCGGGTGCGGGTGCATCCCGTGCTGGGGCCCGTTTTCCTGCGCCATGTCGGCACGAGCCACGCCAGCTGGCAGGCCCATGAGGCCAACATCGCCGCCTTCTGGCGCAACGCGATCCTGATAGAACGCAGCTATGCGGGCAATCCGATGCAGAAGCACCTCGCGGCGGGCGATGTGAAGGCGGCGCATTTCACCGATTGGCTCGCTCTGTTTGACAGCACGTTGGCCGAGACCCTGCCGCCGGAAACGGCTCAGAGCTTCTCGGCGCTGGCGCATCGGATCGGGCGTGGCCTGCGCATGGGTGTGGAGGATCGGGACACGCCCATAGGCGCTGTCCCGCGCTTCTAG
- the trxB gene encoding thioredoxin-disulfide reductase, which translates to MADTRHTKVLIIGSGPAGYTAGVYASRAMLSPILVQGIEPGGQLTTTTEVENWPGNTEIQGPDLMVNMEAHAKAMGTEIISDIITELDVESRPFTAKGDSGTTYTADAVILATGARAKWLGLETEEKFKGFGVSACATCDGFFYRGQEIVVVGGGNTAVEEALFLTNFASKVTLIHRRDELRAEKILQDRLFKNEKIETLWFHELAEVTGTDMPLGVEGVKVKHVETGEITEIPAKGVFIAIGHAPANELVKDKLETHMGGYVKVTPGTSQTSVPGIFAAGDITDPVYRQAVTSAGMGCMAALDAERFLAEQE; encoded by the coding sequence ATGGCCGACACCCGTCACACCAAAGTCCTGATCATCGGCTCCGGCCCCGCCGGCTACACCGCCGGCGTCTATGCCTCGCGCGCGATGCTGTCGCCGATCCTCGTGCAGGGCATCGAGCCGGGCGGCCAGCTGACGACGACCACCGAAGTGGAAAACTGGCCCGGCAACACCGAAATTCAGGGCCCGGACCTGATGGTAAACATGGAAGCCCACGCCAAGGCGATGGGCACCGAGATCATCTCCGACATCATCACCGAACTGGACGTGGAAAGCCGCCCCTTCACCGCCAAGGGCGACAGCGGCACCACCTACACCGCCGATGCGGTGATCCTCGCCACGGGCGCGCGCGCCAAATGGCTGGGGCTTGAGACGGAAGAGAAGTTCAAGGGCTTCGGCGTCTCGGCTTGCGCCACCTGTGACGGCTTCTTCTACCGCGGGCAGGAGATCGTGGTTGTGGGCGGCGGCAACACCGCCGTGGAAGAGGCGCTGTTCCTGACGAATTTCGCGTCCAAGGTCACGCTCATCCACCGCCGCGACGAGCTGCGCGCCGAGAAGATCCTGCAGGACCGCCTGTTCAAGAACGAGAAGATCGAAACCCTCTGGTTCCACGAGCTGGCCGAAGTCACCGGCACCGACATGCCGCTGGGCGTGGAAGGCGTGAAGGTGAAACACGTGGAAACCGGCGAAATCACCGAGATCCCGGCCAAGGGCGTGTTCATCGCCATCGGCCACGCGCCCGCCAACGAGCTGGTTAAAGACAAGCTCGAAACCCACATGGGCGGCTACGTGAAAGTCACCCCCGGCACTTCGCAGACCTCGGTGCCCGGCATCTTCGCCGCCGGTGACATCACCGATCCGGTCTACCGTCAGGCCGTGACCTCGGCCGGCATGGGCTGCATGGCCGCGCTCGATGCCGAGCGTTTCCTCGCCGAGCAGGAGTAA
- a CDS encoding AMP-binding protein has protein sequence MTQITSPFPDVALTEQTITERVFADLVTRPDDVVLIDGPTGREVTAAAFMDQVKRFAGGLSAAGFGAGKTVALMAPNLPEYCVIFHGAAWAGGTVTTLNPTYTGPEVAHQMADSGADILFTIPAFLETAQAGANGKPVIAIGTPEFTALFGAPQDAQHPVDLDSHIVALPYSSGTTGLPKGVMLSHRNMVVNVDQTIEAAGFERGETTAGFLPLFHIYGMTVLMNVHLGAGGVLVTMPRFDLALFLQITQDFHCKRCWVVPPVALALAKHPLVEDYNLSHVKEVFIAAAPSGKELSDALSARLGCTVVQGYGMTELSPVSHVVPASRPRSGAAGLTVSNTTCQIVDPETLAPLPVGEEGELWIKGPQVMQGYLNNPTATADTITPEGWLRTGDIARFDAEGYMYIVDRLKELIKFKGFQIAPAELEATLIALEGVNDAAVIGLPDDEAGEVPIAFVLCAEGGPNAEAIHAHMEANLAHYKQLHQIRFVAEIPKSASGKILRRLLRDQVAQEA, from the coding sequence ATGACCCAGATCACCAGCCCCTTTCCCGATGTCGCCCTGACAGAGCAAACGATCACCGAACGCGTGTTCGCCGATCTTGTGACCCGCCCCGATGACGTGGTGCTGATCGACGGCCCCACGGGGCGCGAAGTGACGGCGGCGGCCTTCATGGATCAAGTCAAGCGCTTCGCGGGCGGGCTAAGTGCTGCGGGGTTTGGGGCCGGGAAGACGGTGGCGCTGATGGCGCCGAACCTGCCGGAATACTGCGTGATCTTCCACGGCGCTGCCTGGGCGGGGGGCACGGTTACCACGCTGAACCCCACATACACTGGCCCGGAAGTTGCCCACCAGATGGCGGATTCCGGGGCCGATATTCTTTTCACCATCCCAGCCTTCCTTGAAACGGCGCAGGCCGGGGCAAACGGAAAGCCGGTGATCGCCATCGGCACGCCGGAGTTTACTGCCCTCTTCGGCGCACCGCAGGACGCGCAACACCCGGTGGATCTGGACAGCCACATCGTCGCCCTGCCCTATTCCTCCGGCACGACGGGGCTGCCCAAGGGCGTGATGCTGTCGCATCGCAACATGGTGGTGAATGTGGATCAGACGATCGAGGCCGCAGGCTTTGAGCGCGGCGAGACAACGGCGGGCTTCCTGCCGCTTTTCCACATCTACGGCATGACCGTGCTGATGAACGTCCATCTGGGGGCCGGCGGCGTGCTGGTGACGATGCCGCGTTTTGACCTCGCGCTGTTCTTGCAGATCACGCAGGATTTCCACTGCAAACGCTGCTGGGTCGTGCCGCCTGTCGCTCTGGCGCTGGCGAAACATCCGCTGGTGGAGGACTACAACCTGAGCCATGTGAAAGAGGTGTTCATCGCGGCCGCCCCTTCGGGCAAGGAGCTTTCAGACGCGCTTTCCGCACGGCTCGGCTGCACGGTGGTGCAGGGCTATGGCATGACGGAACTGAGCCCCGTCTCCCACGTGGTGCCCGCCAGCCGCCCGCGCTCTGGCGCGGCCGGGCTCACCGTCTCCAACACCACCTGCCAGATCGTGGATCCAGAAACGCTGGCCCCGCTGCCCGTGGGCGAAGAGGGCGAGCTGTGGATCAAGGGGCCGCAGGTGATGCAGGGCTACCTGAACAACCCCACGGCCACCGCAGACACCATCACGCCTGAAGGCTGGCTGCGCACCGGCGACATCGCACGCTTTGATGCCGAAGGCTACATGTACATCGTCGACCGCCTGAAAGAGCTGATCAAATTCAAGGGCTTCCAGATCGCCCCTGCCGAGCTTGAGGCCACGCTTATCGCGCTTGAGGGTGTCAATGATGCCGCCGTGATCGGCCTGCCGGATGACGAGGCCGGGGAAGTGCCCATCGCCTTCGTGCTCTGCGCCGAAGGGGGGCCGAATGCGGAGGCGATCCACGCCCATATGGAGGCCAACCTCGCCCATTACAAACAGCTGCATCAAATCCGTTTCGTGGCTGAAATCCCCAAATCCGCCTCCGGCAAGATCCTGCGCCGGCTGCTGCGCGATCAGGTGGCGCAAGAGGCATAA
- a CDS encoding YcjX family protein, translating to MRLSDLADGVTRQVENLGASVSETFLEPTVRLGVTGLARSGKTVFITSLVANLLNRGRMAQFTPEVNGTIRAAYLQPQPDDTIPRFDYESHLAALTGPAPHWPESTRSVSELRLSFRVQPTGLLGGLSGPRTVHVDIVDYPGEWLLDLALLDQDYAGWAEQALVKVRAREAGAAFAALAEATDPAAKFEETQAKALAEAFTAYLRGAQAAGFSDCTPGRFLLPGEMEGSPVLTFAPLPRPERNKRGGLWREMERRFEAYKAQVVKPFFRNHFARIDRQVVLVDALGAIHNGPAAVENLRQSMAEILAAFRPGRNGFLQRLLLGKRVERILFAATKADHLHHSQHPQLTAIIEALVRDARDQADFAGAKTGALAIAALRATVEETRQHQGETLNLVRGTLLDTGKPAAFHPGTLPDDPARLLTPARQGAEGWLDGDFAAMRFAPAELRLKPGEGLPHIRLDRAADFLIGDMLT from the coding sequence TTGAGGCTGAGCGATCTGGCAGATGGGGTGACCCGGCAGGTGGAAAACCTGGGGGCGAGCGTTTCGGAAACCTTTCTGGAGCCCACCGTGCGGCTCGGGGTGACGGGGCTTGCGCGCTCGGGCAAGACGGTGTTCATCACCTCGCTGGTGGCGAACCTCTTGAACCGGGGCCGCATGGCGCAGTTCACGCCCGAGGTGAACGGCACCATTCGTGCTGCCTACCTGCAGCCCCAGCCCGACGATACCATCCCGCGTTTTGACTACGAAAGCCATCTGGCCGCGCTTACCGGCCCCGCGCCGCATTGGCCGGAAAGCACGCGCTCGGTTTCCGAGCTGCGCCTGAGCTTCCGCGTGCAGCCCACGGGCCTTCTGGGCGGGCTTTCCGGCCCGCGCACCGTCCATGTGGACATCGTGGATTATCCGGGCGAATGGCTGCTCGATCTGGCGCTGCTGGATCAGGATTATGCCGGCTGGGCCGAACAGGCGCTCGTCAAGGTGCGCGCGCGGGAGGCAGGCGCTGCCTTTGCCGCGCTCGCCGAGGCCACCGATCCGGCGGCGAAGTTCGAAGAGACGCAAGCCAAGGCGCTGGCCGAGGCCTTCACCGCCTATCTGCGGGGCGCGCAGGCGGCGGGGTTTTCCGATTGCACGCCGGGGCGCTTCCTGCTGCCCGGCGAAATGGAGGGCTCACCGGTCCTGACCTTCGCGCCCTTGCCACGGCCCGAACGAAACAAGCGCGGCGGCCTCTGGCGCGAGATGGAGCGGCGGTTTGAAGCCTATAAAGCGCAGGTCGTAAAGCCCTTCTTCCGCAACCATTTCGCCCGGATCGACCGCCAGGTCGTGCTGGTGGACGCGCTGGGCGCGATCCACAACGGCCCCGCCGCCGTGGAGAACCTGCGCCAGTCGATGGCGGAAATCCTCGCCGCCTTCCGCCCGGGCCGCAACGGCTTCCTGCAGCGGCTGCTGCTGGGCAAGCGGGTGGAGCGCATCCTCTTTGCCGCCACCAAGGCCGATCACCTGCACCACAGCCAGCACCCCCAGCTGACCGCGATCATCGAAGCACTGGTGCGCGATGCGCGCGACCAGGCCGATTTCGCCGGGGCCAAAACGGGTGCGCTCGCCATCGCCGCCCTGCGCGCCACGGTGGAGGAGACGCGCCAGCATCAGGGCGAAACGCTCAACCTCGTGCGCGGCACGCTTCTGGACACCGGCAAGCCCGCCGCCTTCCACCCCGGCACGCTGCCCGATGATCCCGCGCGCCTGCTCACCCCGGCGCGGCAGGGGGCGGAGGGCTGGCTCGACGGCGATTTCGCCGCCATGCGCTTTGCCCCGGCCGAGCTGCGCCTGAAGCCGGGCGAAGGCCTGCCCCACATCCGGCTCGACCGCGCCGCCGACTTTCTGATCGGAGACATGCTGACATGA
- a CDS encoding helix-turn-helix domain-containing protein — MPQPAPNEMIAAAIRRERAKASLSLSALAEAAGLAKSTLSQLESGKGNPSIETLWAIATALGVPFSFLFETPTPELTLVRAGEGHGVGSEHAAYRATLLAPCPPGLRRDIYRVELAPGEPRRSDPHPPGTVEHCLLMAGEARIGPVGAEEILRPGDYYRYPADVSHVYEALQPGTQLVMVMESRG; from the coding sequence ATGCCCCAGCCCGCACCGAACGAGATGATCGCCGCCGCCATCCGCCGCGAACGCGCCAAGGCTTCGTTGAGCCTTTCGGCGCTCGCCGAGGCCGCCGGGCTGGCGAAATCCACGCTCTCGCAGCTGGAATCAGGCAAGGGCAACCCCTCGATCGAAACGCTCTGGGCCATCGCCACGGCCCTTGGCGTGCCGTTTTCCTTCCTGTTTGAAACCCCGACGCCCGAGTTGACGCTGGTGCGCGCGGGCGAAGGGCACGGTGTGGGCTCCGAACACGCCGCCTACCGCGCCACGCTTCTGGCCCCCTGCCCGCCCGGCCTGCGACGCGACATCTACCGTGTGGAGCTGGCCCCCGGCGAGCCCCGCCGGTCTGATCCGCACCCACCGGGCACGGTGGAGCATTGCCTGCTCATGGCCGGGGAAGCGCGCATCGGCCCTGTGGGCGCGGAGGAGATCCTGCGACCGGGTGATTACTACCGCTACCCGGCGGATGTGAGCCACGTCTACGAGGCGCTTCAGCCGGGCACGCAGCTTGTCATGGTCATGGAATCAAGAGGTTAG
- a CDS encoding Lrp/AsnC family transcriptional regulator encodes MPGAKLDPIDRKILAELQADGRMTNVELAKRVGISAPPCLRRVRTLEENGYIKGYHAEVDARELGFEVQVFAMVGLAKQAEADLSAFEDRCRSWPLVRECHMLNGEVDFILKCAAPDLSTFQTFLTEQLTAADNVASVKTSLVIRCAKDEPGVPFEVLEARLSQEP; translated from the coding sequence ATGCCCGGCGCCAAACTCGATCCGATCGACCGCAAGATACTCGCCGAGCTTCAGGCCGACGGTCGGATGACCAACGTCGAGCTGGCCAAACGCGTGGGCATCTCCGCGCCGCCCTGCCTACGCCGGGTGCGCACGTTGGAGGAAAACGGCTACATCAAGGGCTACCACGCCGAGGTGGACGCGCGCGAGCTTGGCTTCGAGGTACAGGTCTTCGCCATGGTCGGGCTGGCCAAACAGGCCGAGGCCGATCTGAGCGCTTTTGAGGACCGCTGCCGCAGCTGGCCGCTGGTTCGCGAGTGCCACATGCTCAACGGCGAGGTGGATTTCATCCTGAAATGTGCCGCGCCGGATCTTTCCACCTTCCAGACGTTCCTGACCGAGCAACTCACAGCCGCCGACAACGTGGCCAGCGTGAAAACCTCGCTCGTGATCCGCTGCGCCAAGGATGAGCCCGGCGTGCCATTCGAGGTGCTGGAGGCCCGGCTCAGCCAGGAGCCGTAG
- a CDS encoding DMT family transporter, which yields MPQAQDRPAAGIFWMIVTGLNFVAVTAIVKHVGAGLPAAQSAFLRYLLGLVFLLPMIRPMLRTPMDRPLLLLFTARGAVHTVGVILWFYAMTRIPIAEVTAMNYLSPVYVTLGAALFLGETLAFRRILAVLAALLGALIILRPGLREVNAGHLAMIGTALAFAGSYLIAKRVSGQVSPAVVVGMLSITVTLGLAPFAVAVWVTPSPAELGWLFLVACFATAGHYTMTLAFQAAPLTVTQPVTFLQLIWATSLGAFVFGEPVDGWVVLGGSIILGAVSFITWREAVLKRRTRTPPANATKV from the coding sequence ATGCCCCAAGCACAGGACCGCCCCGCCGCCGGCATCTTCTGGATGATCGTGACCGGCCTGAATTTCGTCGCCGTGACGGCGATCGTGAAACACGTGGGCGCAGGGCTCCCGGCCGCGCAATCGGCCTTCCTGCGCTACCTGCTGGGGCTTGTGTTTCTTCTGCCGATGATCCGGCCCATGCTGCGCACCCCTATGGACCGCCCGCTGCTCCTTCTCTTCACGGCGCGCGGCGCGGTGCATACCGTGGGGGTGATCCTTTGGTTCTACGCGATGACCCGCATTCCCATCGCGGAAGTGACGGCGATGAACTACCTCTCGCCCGTCTACGTGACGCTCGGTGCCGCGCTCTTCCTCGGCGAAACCCTGGCCTTCCGGCGCATCCTCGCAGTGCTCGCCGCCCTGCTCGGTGCGCTGATCATCCTGCGCCCGGGCCTGCGCGAGGTGAACGCGGGCCACCTTGCGATGATCGGCACCGCGCTGGCCTTCGCGGGCAGCTACCTGATCGCCAAACGGGTGTCCGGACAGGTCAGCCCGGCGGTGGTGGTGGGGATGCTCTCGATCACGGTGACACTCGGCCTCGCCCCCTTCGCCGTCGCCGTCTGGGTGACACCGAGCCCGGCGGAGCTGGGCTGGCTCTTCCTCGTCGCCTGTTTCGCCACGGCCGGCCACTACACGATGACGCTGGCTTTCCAGGCCGCGCCGCTCACGGTGACGCAGCCTGTTACCTTCCTGCAGCTGATCTGGGCCACTTCGCTTGGCGCCTTTGTCTTTGGCGAGCCCGTAGATGGCTGGGTGGTGTTGGGCGGCTCCATCATCCTTGGCGCGGTCAGCTTCATCACCTGGCGTGAGGCCGTTCTGAAACGCCGGACACGCACCCCTCCAGCCAATGCGACCAAGGTCTGA
- a CDS encoding AzlC family ABC transporter permease: MSAVTATSTPPSPLQEALLGVRDMLPLAFAVATYGAAFGVLSAQGGLSLGQSGVFSALVFGGSAQMIALERLGAGAGALAAVMAGVALNLRMLLTTAAMREALSGQAAWKIALGAHLTTDASAALLQMSRAKGLRASYWYLTGGGLLLYVTWVAVTLAGYGLSGFIASPERLAVDFALAAGFVAMLPGLWRGSRDLRPWAGSAATVCALMLLTPLAASWALILGALAGAFIAGVQGDE, from the coding sequence ATGTCTGCCGTCACTGCCACTTCCACCCCGCCCTCACCGCTGCAGGAGGCCCTGCTGGGCGTGCGGGACATGCTGCCGCTGGCTTTCGCCGTGGCCACCTATGGCGCGGCCTTTGGCGTGCTTTCGGCGCAGGGCGGGCTGTCGCTTGGCCAGTCCGGCGTGTTCAGCGCGCTGGTGTTCGGCGGCTCCGCCCAGATGATCGCGCTGGAGCGGCTGGGGGCCGGGGCGGGCGCGCTCGCGGCTGTCATGGCGGGCGTGGCGCTGAACCTGCGGATGCTGCTGACAACGGCGGCCATGCGCGAGGCGCTTTCCGGTCAGGCGGCGTGGAAGATCGCGCTTGGCGCACATCTGACGACCGACGCTTCCGCCGCGCTCCTGCAGATGTCGCGCGCCAAGGGGTTGCGCGCGAGCTACTGGTATCTGACGGGCGGGGGGCTGCTGCTCTATGTGACTTGGGTCGCCGTGACACTCGCGGGCTACGGGCTTTCGGGCTTCATCGCCTCGCCGGAGCGGCTGGCGGTGGATTTCGCCCTCGCGGCGGGCTTCGTGGCGATGCTGCCGGGCCTCTGGCGCGGATCGCGCGATCTGCGGCCTTGGGCCGGGTCGGCGGCGACGGTCTGCGCGTTGATGCTGCTCACGCCCCTTGCGGCAAGCTGGGCGCTGATCCTCGGCGCGCTCGCCGGGGCATTCATCGCGGGGGTGCAGGGCGATGAGTGA